The genomic stretch TTCGATGGTTTTAACCTTGGAATACGTTCCAGGAATCAAGGTGGATGATCGTCAAGCCCTTGAAGCTTGCGGGTTAAACCCTAAGGAAATCAATCAATTAGGAATCTGTTGTTATCTCAAACAACTACTCCAAGATGGCTTCTTTCATGCTGATCCACACCCCGGAAATTTAGCCGTTAGTCCTAGCGGTAGTTTGATTTTCTATGACTACGGCATGATGGCAGAAGTCAAGACTATGGCAAAGGATCAAATGGTAAAGACCTTCTTTGCTGTATTACGAAAAGATACGAATGAAGTCGTTGATACCCTCATGAGTATGGGTTTTATTGAACCGATCGCCGATATGAGTCCCGTCAAACGGATGTTGAAATTCGTATTAGATCGCTTTACAGAACGACCTGTCAATATCTATGAGTTTGAACAAATTAAAGGTGAAGTGGTTGCTATCTTTGAGAAACAGCCATTCCGTTTGCCACCACAGATGACCTACCTGCTTAAATCTCTAACGACCCTTGATGGGATTGCCCGAATTCTTGATCCTGAATATAACTTTTCTACAGCGGCTCAGCCCTTTGTTAAAAGCATTGTGCTTACTAAAGGTCGAGGCAATACTCTAGGAGCTTTAGCCCAACAAGCCAAAGACTTTCTGGTCTATCAGCTCAATAAACCAAGTCGTATGGAAATTTTGCTCGAACGCTTGGAAGAAAGGATAGAACGGGGCGAATTGATGATTCAAGTAAAGTCTACTGAAAGCGATCGCACCCTCAAGCGGATTAATATTGCGGTTAAAGCTCTAATCTATGCCTGCTTAACAGGATTTTTATTACTAGCAGGTGCTGTACTTTTAGTTGGGACAAATGGGTTATATAGCGGCTGGGCGATCGCCGCCTTTGTGGGGGCAGCTTTTTCAGGGTTATCCTTGCTTCGTGCTTTAGTCCAGCTATCAATTCGCGAAAAAATTGACAATCTTGCTGAACAATAGTCATGATTTAAACCCAATACTTAGCCTATTTGAAATGTCTCTTTTGCAAGATAAAAGTCGGTGCATCTCGCCGACTTTTATCTTTGAAATTTTAATTTTGAACAGAGCCATCAGGCATAATTGTCCCAAACAATTTTGCCTCTGATAAACTGACTTCATTGAGATTGGCTAATCTTAAATTAGCTTTTGCTAAATTAGTACCAATTAAAAACGCTGCATCTAATTTTGCGGAAATCAATTGAGCCCCATTCAAAGTTGCACCACTTAGATTGGCATTACTTAAAACTGCATCACTTAAAATTGTATCTTCCAAGTTACTATTGCTTAGATCAGCATGGCTAAGGATCGCATTACTAAGAACAGCACTTCTAAGATTTGCATTACTTAAGTTCGCATTACTTAAATTCGCATTACTGAGAACGGCATCAGTTAGATTTGCGTAGCTCAAGTTTGATTGATTGATAGTCGCATTGCTCAGATCACATTCTTGCAAATTAGCATTACTCAAATTTGCTGTACTAAGTTTGGCATCAGATAAATTAGCATTACTCAAATCAGCAAATTCTAAATTTGCATTTGTTAAATCACTACGCCTCAAATCTGCATTGGTGAGGCTTGCATTACTCAAAATGGCATTACTGAGATTAGTCTCACTCAAGTCGGCATTCCTTAAATCGCTAGAATCTAAATCTGCACCACTCAAATTAGCTCCATTAAAAGAAGCCTCAGTTAAATCGGTTCCATAAAGATTTGACAAACTCAGGTTACATCTTTGCAAACAAGCTTCACGCAGGTGGGCTTTACTCAAATAAGCTCCACTAACTTCAGCATCCCTTAAATTTGCCTTATACAAATCTGCTTCTCTGAGGTTTGCTTTTACTAAGTCAGAGCTACTTAGATTCGCACCTAGTAAATTGGCATTACTTAGATTTGTCCACCGTAAATTTACTCCACTTAAATCGGCTTCGCGGAGATTAGCTCGTCTCAAATTAGTACCACTAAGATTGGGAATAATCTCAGGATTCTCTAGTCGCCATAGATTCCAGCTAGCTACTCCTTGTTTCAGTATTGCAAGATGTTCCGAGTTTCCCATATGTCTCTTCCTATGACCCCTTGATCTGGTTGGGTGTAGCTATTTTTTAAGTATTTATTTTTATTTAAGAGCGCAGAGTGAGCGCTGTATGAAATTTAGACTAAATTTTGAATGGCTTATCTTGCCACTAAATTAGCCACTAGCGAAACAAGAAAAAATCAGATTTTTATAGATCCGCCCAAGACAAAATCATTGATAGTCGCAATTTATTGATGTCAATTAGTGACTAGGCACAATTCCTGAAACTCTATCGTTTTTTTGCAAAGCTCAGTCGCGAGAGATTGATGTCAATGGTAGTAAAGTCAAGCTATTAAAAAGCTACTTAGATTTACAAGACTTAAATCAGCTTGTATCTAGCAATACCTGTAATTCACGCTAGTTTACATTAGTTAATATTTTAACTACACAATCAGTCTAAAGAGTTAGGATACTGAAATGGGAGTAGCGCAAAGTTTCTAACTATATAATCTTAATTTTTTGAAATATGTCTTCTTTTAAATCAGAACCATTTTTATGGATTCATCTATCAGGAATTGTGGCTTTCCCAGTCTTTTTGGGAATTACTTGGTTTAGCTTATCAGTCAGCGATCACTCTTCTACACTCGGACTAGAAATATTGCTAATGATCGTAATTGGCATCCTTCCTATTTTTCTTATGCAGTGGACTCGCCCTTTTGAGATTTTTAGTTTACTGATCCTTGCGATGAAGCCCGATAAGATTTCCTGTCAACAACGCCAAATTTTGAGTTTATTTAAAGCTCCAAAGCAACGTATTCTCAGCACAGCAACAGCGATCGCAATGATGGGGATATTGTATGGTCTATATCAATTGCCTCCCTTAACAATGATTGAGTTACCGATACTTACTCAATTACTTAGTCAATCCCATATTCTGGGGCTAGTGGTTGCCTGTGGCGCTTTTCTGGGAGCTAATCTGTTTTTGCAAGTCCCTATCAGCGTTTTAGGAGTATTGCTCAGCAACGAACAAGATTTTGCGGCGATCGCCCCCTATCCCACTGACAAAATTACACAGGATTTTACCTTGGCGGGGTTTTGGGTCGATAAAATTATTGCGATCAATTCAATAACTCCACAAAAATAAAAATTAAAATCACTAGTAAAAATTAAAATCGCTTATTTCGGTATAGTTTTCCTAGTAGTTGGTGACTGGCTCCAATCAGGAAGGAAAAATGAAACGATATTCGCTCGCGATCGCAGTTCTAATCACCTGTATTAGCGGACTTCCTACTTTTAGTCACAAATTATCCGTTTGGGCAGAATCAACAAATTCTTCACCAGTTATTGCATCACAGGTTGTCACACCTCAAAAAGCGATCGCTCGTTTACTTAATTCTCCAAAGCCAAAAGCGGAATGGTTTACTACTGAATTCTTATCTCAGTTATCTCTTGCCCAAGTTGAGCAAATTGTTGCCAATCTCCAAGTATTTGTCGGAAATTGTCAGCAAGTGCAAGGTCAAGATGTCAGCTATCTAGCAATTTGCGATCGCGGAAATGTACCAATCAAAATCAAGCTTAATCCAGAAGGGAAAATCGCTGCATTTTTCTTAGGTACAGCCTATTGAGGGAAAGAGTAGTACAAGATAAGCTAGGATAGCAAAACCCAAAAGAGAGTAAAAAATGGCACCTTACTCACTAGATCTCAGAGAAAAGATCGTAGCAAACTACGAAGCAGGAAATACATCGATTCGGGAAGTAGCGAAGCAATTTCAAGTCGCGACGAAAACAGTGCAAAAACTACTGAATCAATACCGAGAGACAGGAGAACTAAACCACAAACCATTAGGTAGTCCAATCAAAAGTCCCCTCGAAGCGCATCAGGAGAAAATCCTCGAAATTGTCTCAGAGCATCCAGATTGGACACTATGGCAGTACTGTGAAGAAGTAGCAGAACAAACAGGAGTATCAGTGACCACAGGCAGCATGTGCCGATTTTTCCAGAGGCATAACATCACTCTAAAAAAAAGACCTATCGCCATGAAAAGGTAAAAAGTGAGGCAGTACAACAGCAAAGATGTGAATTTTGGGAAGCATTGAATGAAGTGAAAGCTGAAGATCTGATTTGTATTGATGAAACGGGAGTATGGCAGGGGATGGAACGCTCTGTGGCAAGAAGTGAATGTGGCAAAAGAGTATTCAGTCTTCGTCCCTTTTACAAAGGTCAGAAATACACAATAATTGGCGCTATTTCAGTTGATGGGATTGTTTGCCTGAAAACGATTCAGGGTTCTATGAAAGGAGCAGATTTTCTCACCT from Pseudanabaena sp. Chao 1811 encodes the following:
- a CDS encoding ABC1 kinase family protein, whose translation is MSAIAQLPPKKLRWQRIKSSSLARQREVFLATFTFLFFIWWDKFWQIDTSRTRNKRAEWLVRNMLELGPTFIKIGQSLSTRVDILPPEYISNLSQLQDKVPAFSAKEARDIIELELGKSLYTIYRDFDEVPLAAASLGQVHRATLHTGEDVVVKVQRPGLKRLFDLDLLAVGKLLKFFDRYFAWTRKYNLQGIYNEFFTILYQEIDYAIEGSNADRFRKNFEGYPRIVIPKVYWEYSTSMVLTLEYVPGIKVDDRQALEACGLNPKEINQLGICCYLKQLLQDGFFHADPHPGNLAVSPSGSLIFYDYGMMAEVKTMAKDQMVKTFFAVLRKDTNEVVDTLMSMGFIEPIADMSPVKRMLKFVLDRFTERPVNIYEFEQIKGEVVAIFEKQPFRLPPQMTYLLKSLTTLDGIARILDPEYNFSTAAQPFVKSIVLTKGRGNTLGALAQQAKDFLVYQLNKPSRMEILLERLEERIERGELMIQVKSTESDRTLKRINIAVKALIYACLTGFLLLAGAVLLVGTNGLYSGWAIAAFVGAAFSGLSLLRALVQLSIREKIDNLAEQ
- a CDS encoding pentapeptide repeat-containing protein, with protein sequence MGNSEHLAILKQGVASWNLWRLENPEIIPNLSGTNLRRANLREADLSGVNLRWTNLSNANLLGANLSSSDLVKANLREADLYKANLRDAEVSGAYLSKAHLREACLQRCNLSLSNLYGTDLTEASFNGANLSGADLDSSDLRNADLSETNLSNAILSNASLTNADLRRSDLTNANLEFADLSNANLSDAKLSTANLSNANLQECDLSNATINQSNLSYANLTDAVLSNANLSNANLSNANLRSAVLSNAILSHADLSNSNLEDTILSDAVLSNANLSGATLNGAQLISAKLDAAFLIGTNLAKANLRLANLNEVSLSEAKLFGTIMPDGSVQN
- a CDS encoding low-complexity tail membrane protein; this translates as MSSFKSEPFLWIHLSGIVAFPVFLGITWFSLSVSDHSSTLGLEILLMIVIGILPIFLMQWTRPFEIFSLLILAMKPDKISCQQRQILSLFKAPKQRILSTATAIAMMGILYGLYQLPPLTMIELPILTQLLSQSHILGLVVACGAFLGANLFLQVPISVLGVLLSNEQDFAAIAPYPTDKITQDFTLAGFWVDKIIAINSITPQK
- a CDS encoding helix-turn-helix domain-containing protein; this translates as MAPYSLDLREKIVANYEAGNTSIREVAKQFQVATKTVQKLLNQYRETGELNHKPLGSPIKSPLEAHQEKILEIVSEHPDWTLWQYCEEVAEQTGVSVTTGSMCRFFQRHNITLKKRPIAMKR